One segment of Streptomyces sp. TG1A-8 DNA contains the following:
- a CDS encoding M4 family metallopeptidase: MTTNGGFQPVFCTIVPPHVLDRLARNEDPALSGPARRSLEHDALQRTRRRLTTVIGAPTAAPPADAAADRPHRTVYDARHTRDLPGAEVREEGSEPGPDASVNRAYAGLGATFELYLKAYGRHSIDDRGLPLDATVHFGEDYDNAFWDGERMVFGDGDGEIFLDFTIPVDVIGHELTHGVTQHTANLTYFGQPGALNESLSDVFGSLIKQYALRQTAAEADWLIGAGLLAPRVTGSALRSMKAPGTAYDDDVLGRDPQPATMEDYVRTGRDNGGVHINSGIPNHAFYLAATALGGYAWEKAGRIWYDTLTGGGLRQDALFADFAALTVEAARERYGAGDETRAVQKAWEEVGVRTP, translated from the coding sequence ATGACCACCAACGGGGGCTTCCAGCCCGTCTTCTGCACGATCGTGCCACCGCACGTCCTCGACCGGCTCGCCCGCAACGAGGACCCCGCGCTCTCCGGCCCCGCCCGCCGCTCCCTGGAGCACGACGCCCTCCAGCGCACCCGCCGCCGCCTGACCACGGTGATCGGGGCGCCCACGGCCGCCCCGCCCGCGGACGCCGCCGCCGACCGGCCGCACCGCACCGTCTACGACGCCCGGCACACCCGGGACCTTCCCGGCGCCGAGGTCCGCGAGGAGGGCTCCGAGCCGGGTCCGGACGCCTCCGTCAACCGCGCCTACGCGGGCCTCGGGGCCACCTTCGAGCTGTACCTGAAGGCGTACGGCCGGCACTCCATCGACGACCGCGGGCTGCCGCTGGACGCCACCGTGCACTTCGGCGAGGACTACGACAACGCCTTCTGGGACGGCGAGCGGATGGTCTTCGGCGACGGCGACGGCGAGATCTTCCTGGACTTCACCATCCCCGTCGACGTCATCGGGCACGAGCTGACCCACGGCGTCACCCAGCACACCGCCAACCTCACCTACTTCGGCCAGCCGGGCGCGCTGAACGAGTCGCTCTCCGACGTCTTCGGCTCGCTGATCAAGCAGTACGCGCTGCGGCAGACCGCCGCCGAGGCCGACTGGCTGATCGGCGCCGGGCTGCTCGCCCCGCGCGTCACCGGGAGCGCGCTGCGCTCGATGAAGGCGCCGGGCACGGCGTACGACGACGACGTCCTCGGCAGGGACCCGCAGCCGGCGACCATGGAGGACTACGTGCGCACCGGCCGCGACAACGGCGGCGTGCACATCAACTCCGGCATCCCGAACCACGCCTTCTACCTGGCCGCCACCGCCCTGGGTGGCTACGCCTGGGAGAAGGCCGGCCGGATCTGGTACGACACGCTGACCGGCGGCGGGCTGCGGCAGGACGCGCTGTTCGCCGACTTCGCCGCCCTGACCGTCGAGGCGGCCCGGGAACGCTACGGCGCCGGCGACGAGA